From the genome of Pelobates fuscus isolate aPelFus1 chromosome 6, aPelFus1.pri, whole genome shotgun sequence, one region includes:
- the LOC134565673 gene encoding alveolar macrophage chemotactic factor-like, protein METQTKVLVFLAICLACSAVSKGMPMARMSELRCICISTESRFIASKHFQNVEIIPKGPHCKNVEVIVTLKNGQEVCLDPSAPWVKKRIDRILDSTKTTPVPPQ, encoded by the exons ATGGAAACTCAGACAAAGGTTCTGGTTTTCTTAGCTATTTGTCTGGCATGTTCTGCTGTATCCAAAG gaatGCCTATGGCAAGAATGAGTGAGCTGAGGTGTATTTGCATAAGCACAGAGTCAAGGTTTATAGCCTCTAAACATTTCCAGAATGTTGAGATTATTCCTAAAGGACCACATTGCAAAAATGTGGAAGTGAT AGTAACTTTAAAAAATGGACAAGAAGTATGCTTAGATCCATCTGCCCCATGGGTTAAGAAGAGAATTGATAGAATTCTAGACAG TACAAAGACCACACCTGTGCCTCCTCAATAA